The following is a genomic window from Vitis vinifera cultivar Pinot Noir 40024 chromosome 6, ASM3070453v1.
ttttgtataATCTGTGTTTAATTAACTGAAAAtgctttgaatttattttaaaatctcatttgatatcagaataaattctaaaaacctgtgtttttttttgtctaaattaTGTTAAATGCATTCCTGAAATCAGACAAAATAAGCTGATATGAGGGTGATATctgggaaaaaaaatgcatattgggtagtatttttaaaataagaaaaaaataaataaatatacttttctttggataaaaaaaaaatgaagaagagagaTTATTGTTTAACAAgtccattttcaaaaaataatttctcgAAATTATTCTGCTAAacatagttattattattttttttcattttttgttttaataataaatatatatatataaaaaggaatGGTATTTCTGAGAATCCATATTTAATCTGGCCCTTTCTATCATTGGATGGAACTGGAAGTGAAACGTGAGAGTGGGAGGCATAACCGAACAGGCCGGATTGGTACCGCGTTTCCAAACAAGACCTCGCTCACCTCGCTCCCTTCTCAGTATTGAAGCTCCAAAGTTTCCTCTCTATGAAGCCCCAAATATCAACAACCGACTGGTATTTTCTCTCTCAATCTCTCTCGATATTGGGttattattaagttttaatttttcgTTGGAAAACTTAGGgttaggtttagggttagggttttgaggTTTTATGCTTTTCCATGCAATGCTGTGTATATTTGAATAATCAATTCTTGTTTTCTACTGCAATGGTTCTGTTTGTTTTGTCGGAGTCTTTTATTTTGGGAGGGgaagaaaatagtaaatatcAATTCTGAAAATATAGATATGTCAATGCGTTATCTTTATTAAATATTCTTTGAGATGGGTGGGGCTTGGATCttcgtttggttgctgagaaagagaaggaaaatgagagaaactgagaatttttatttttattttaattttaattttttgtaatctTATGCTGTAAAGAAGGGAATTGAAGGTTACttatcaataaaatgaaaaaagaaaagagagagcgagagagagaagGGAATTGAaggcttttctttttttctttttggaatcaTTTTTGGGGGATTATTTTATGTTGAAACAAACTGAGGCCTTGGCTGAGTTAAATACACAACTCAGCGAAACAATTTTATTAGGCTTAGTATTGTTATGGTCTTCCTAATCTTCTATCTGAAACTTCAGAAATGTGGGTGCTGAAGTTTTGGTTTTCTTATGATTGCAAAATTTCTGGCAAACAAACAAAGTTTAAAGGACTTGGAAACTTTTCTGGGAATACTTTTTTATAAAGGAAGATAAGAGGCTGAGAGTTGTGTGGGATTGTGTTATTTCCAGTTAGTTGTACGTCTATTGGTGGATGCCATGTGTATCTTTGTTGCATATTGgcattatttcttttcatttgtagCATATTGGGAATTCTTAGGATTTTCTAGGAAATCTTGGGAAAGGAAATTAACTTTGGAAGCTTAGTAGGCCATCAATAAGATGTATTTAGGGATTTCCAAATGCAACTTGCTTTAGTTTtgaccctttttttttggtGCTTATTAATATGTTGTTTTCCTTGcctacaaaaaaatgaaaaaatagctTCAGTTTTGAGGATAGTGGTGTTATCTTATTGGGTTATTTGAGAAAAGAGTGGGTTTACTTTACTAATATACTCGGCACTTGGTGCTCTTGTATACACTTAGTGTTTGGTTCTACTGATAGTGAATCCTACAATCAGTAGGTTCTATCATAAGCCACATCCCTCAGATTGGATTCCAGCAAGCTGTGCAGTGCCTAGAGAGAGATTATCCAGTTAACTAAAATCAGGCTCAGAATGGTGTTTATTggcaataaatcaaaataagaagaaaaaatctacaCAAAAGTCACCTTCCCTGTGTGTATATAAGATCACACTTTGTTGTCAATGAGATCTCTACAGTTAGAGATGAGGTTCCTTGTAGGAAGATTATCTACCTCAGCCTTCCTGATTGCTGATATTTGTTGGTTTCCATCTATTCCACTATAAGCTTTGGGATGTTCAGATTTCTGTCAAATTTGAGTCCTTTTCCAATGCTCCAAATTTCATCCAGCAATGATTCTTGAACTTATGTACTAATTGCTTCCATCCTGGGAGTGCTTATGGCTTTCACTGTAATCCTGGATCTTGTAATTATAAACTATGCACTGTAAGAAGTtgctaaaaaaatttgaatagtGAACTGGATGAGGAAAACTGTAGctacagtttttttttaaaaaattttattttccattaagTTACTTTCCTTAGCTGTTGCTTATCCTCTGCATGTGTCATAGCTTAAAGTAAGGTCTGGAAGACAAGATGACGAAGGTTGACCAGGCATCTGCTGTTGAATCTCGGCGTGCTCAGATGACTGGAACGAGTACTTCGCCTGCTGCAACTACTAGTAGTTCAAGGATCTCCATGTTTGGAGCAAAGTCTGGGTTTGTTATCccgaaaaataaattatcaggCTCTATGGTTCCCATCTTCCGGGCTGGTAAAAAATTGGGAAGTAGTGATGGGGCAAATGAAGAAAGTACCAAAACGGTGCAGAGAAAAACTAAATGGGGCCCTGATCTGACACAGGATGCTGCTGTCAGAAGAGGAACAGCTTTAGCTTTTCAGGTATTTTTGGGGCACTTTCAGAATTATGTTCCTTAGCCTTTCTGGTGTATTTATTTCCTTGAAGAATTTTTAACTTCaagaataataaatttaaaatcccTTTTGTTGCAATTTAtatctttatattgttttttaaagttTCTTGGGGGGTTGGGCTTGGGTGAGATTGTCTTTAGCTTTAAAAGTGTCACTTTtctggatttatttatttatctttttgaatcaatttttaaaatgggTCGGAGGCATTTATAGCCCCATCTAGTGGTGAGGAATATTTATTGCTCGGTCGATAGCAATCAAAGATTTCCTTTTCCCATTGGGTGCTAAAATGTCAGTGTCTTCCTTGTGAATGGCTCACATGGAAGCTTCCAATTCCAGGTGCCACTAAGTGATATTACTGCCTGTGTGGTGGTACAAATTTTGAGCAGACTCGGGTGGATCAAATTACACTACAGCTAAAATCAGGAGTACTGGAGATTGGCGACAATCAAGATTCATCATTGGTAGCCCAGGTTCCTGATCAGGAGTTTCCCAGCCATCAGAATAACAGTGAGGTATAGTTATATTTGATATGAGAACTTTTATTAATATTCCTTTATACTTGATTTTTACGGTTATAAAAAGCAGTTGATATTTATAGTACTTATTTTAAGACTTCCAAGCAATGATGTTGGAATTTTCTGGGTGTAGAAGTCAGAACTGTTGGAACTTGAAAGACGGGAAGCTATTGGTATGGTTGAtagctttttcttcttcttttttttttttgaatgtttttttttctttttccttgttaTGTGTGCCATGTTTATGTGGTTTGTGGTGATATCCAGGTGAGATGTTGAAGTTAAATCCAAGTTACAAAGCCCCACCGGATTATAAACCATTGTTGAAAGAGGCCAGAGTTCCTATCCCTGTAAGTCATATTAAGATTGTGGCATtctgaatttttaaattaaatgccccttgaaagaaaagataaagaaagaaaaaccctatgAATTTGCTCTAGCAGGATAATTGCAATCACGGAGCACAAGTTTTACCGAAAATATATGGTGTGCAGTTTGGAAGATTTTAAATCATCATGTGACTGGACCTAGTGCTAGGTGGAGTCTCTGCCTTTCATGAGCCAAAGTTGTTTCACATAATCTATGTGATAAATTGGACTTCTATATGGATTGTCAAAGTGCTATTTGCTTCTTTGTCAAGAAAACAGATTGACTTCAGTTGAATTATAATTGtcaaaagaaaacaattcataTATCAGAATGGATAGCTCCTAAATTAATTGGTATTCAAATCATACTCCCATGTTATTCATGTTTAAGTTGCTACAAGGACAAGATACAGGCCAAAAAGAACTGGAGTCAAGTCTATGACAAAAGATATGGCGGCTAATGATTTAACCAAAGTATGGCCCTAGTTGGAGCCGAATGATGAAGAGGATAAATGTAGCCAACCTAAGCAGTTGCCCTTGCCATAAGGCTTTGGTTGGTAGGTTTAAAAAATTGccaaaaaatatgtaaatatgaGAGAAGAAATGTAATATCAGTGATGTTCCTGAATCAGATACTACCTTGTATTAGACAGTACTCGGTGTCAGCTAAATGTGTAAATCATGTATGcgtatatataagaaaaaactgTCAAACCATTTTCCTTTCTACTAAGTTTATACTTCAATTTTGTAATTGGGAGATTGACCATGAAAATATATTCTCATTTAGTTGACTGGAGGAAAGGTTTAGAGAGGAGGAACTTAAACAATCACAGTTGACATGTCTATTTCAGAAATTAAGAGTTATTGCTGCTACCATTAAGAGTAAAGGATTTGAGTTGGAGATTAatcgaaaatgaaactgagaTACTTTTTGAGAGAGAAGAGTAGTGAATGGCAGAACTAAGAAGATTTTGTCATCTTTCTGATTAAAAAGAGAAACCTTTcattactaaaaaattattggtttcAGTGAATAACTCTCAATTCTGTTGGTCCATGTTTCAAATTCTTGTTGCTAAGTCTAGTGTAAATTGTGAATTTACAACTTATCCATTACTTGTTGTTCCAATGATGTGAGAGgatcttctttttcttacttttcttttcttttcttttcattctttctttccttctccatttttttggaaaaaaaggtAGAGGGGCTAGGTTTTGCTTGCTCCAAGGACAAAAGATGTCTTGTGACTCAAATTTGCCATTTTTTGTAATATGAGATCTGTATTTGCACTTCATTAACCTAGCTACTGCTTACCCAAACATTGAGTTTTCACTGAAACAGGTGATAAGTATTAACTCCTAACTATATCATGTTGTATTACTTCTGCAGGTGAAAGAATATCCTGGGTACAATTTCATTGGCTTAATATTTGGGCCTGGGAGTGATACTCTAAAGCGTCTAGAAAAGGTAAGTAGTTGTCTGAGAGATTTTCATCAACCAATTATTGCTAACATAAGCTCAAGGCCATGTgatcatcatttttaatcatttatttctcatttcataAATGCAAATCAGGAAACTGGAGCCAAGGTACAAGTATATGGTAACAAAGCGGATACAGGACAGAAGGTAATGCATCTCTGAATGGAGAAGCTATTTCTATTTCATCGGAACATTATTTtgaacctttttattttctttgatcatGAATATATCTTACATAATAAAGATCTATTTTCTCCTTGAATTATTTTCTCCTAGGTTTAATGGAAATCctaaggtggagcttattgacTTATTTCACATGTAATTTATAATTCTCTAGGTTGAAATTACTCCATCTGATGGAATCCAGGGTGCTCATGAAGAATTATATCTTCATATATCAGCCGAGACATTTGAGAAAGTTGATGCTGCAGTCGCGCTGATTGAATTGCTAGTCACTCCAGTTTCAGTGAGTTTTTGTTGTTTGGAGATCATGAAATCCTGTTTGATTCATGTCTTCTCAGTATTATTATGAAGCTTAGCTATGATTCTTGACATTCCCACTCCCTTCTGGTCTTCTACTGTTTctgttattgttgttattgcTATGTTTGTAATTATTGTTACTCATATGTAGGGAAATCCAGCTGCTGTTTCCACCACACCAACTTCAGTTTCTGGGGATAATGTGAATGTTCATAATCAAAGCCAGGAAGTGGTCCCTACTACTGTGGTAAACCCAGGAGTGGTGCAACCAGTGTCAGGTCCTTCACAAACTCCTCCACAAGGTCAGTTTCAATACCCTGGACCATGGTTTCCCATTGGCCCTCCTCCCATTCCAATGCACCTGCCTTCTGGCTTCATTCCCCCATCGAATCCTTCAGCACAAATTCTCAACAATCCTCCTCATCTACCATCACCGTCTTTCAGTGCTTCAAACATGCCTTCATTGTTTGGGCCTCGGCCATCACCAGCAGCTGGATTTGGCTCAGTACTCCGAAACCCATCTCCTGTTCCCCTCAGGCCACAGTCATCAATTCAGATGCTGCAGCGGCCATACATGCCTCAGGCAAATCTGCCAATGTTGGCTCAGCACCCATTATTGGCTCAACCTAATGTTTCAGCTCCTCTTCCATTTCCTGTCAACCAAGCCACACCTCTGGGACCACCAACAACTGGAAGGCCTTCAATGCCTTTGTTGCCTCAATCTGTACCAAACCTTCTTTCAGGACCACTACCGGACCGGCCCATAACCCCTGCTGGGAGCTCTACTGGATGGCCCAGAGTGCCATTAGGCACTCCAGCATCCCTAGGCCCAAACCAAATGGTGCAGATGACCACATCAATGGTTCCTGGAGTTCCACGGCCTGTTGTAGCATCTGTAGCACCACCATCAAATATCTCAGCAGCCAATATGGTATCACCTGTAACCTTTTCATCCCGGCCATCTGCTCCCCAATTACCCAGCACACAGCAGAACCGTCCCCTTACACCCCCAACCTTTGCTTCTGTTCCACCACCTCAGATGGGGCCCTCCCCTACAACTCCAGTTTCTCTCCCTCCAGCACCTGTACCTCCACAAATGCAACCATTAACTACACCGGCACCAATTCCTAACCCATCCCCAAGGCCTGTATTGGGGTCCACTCCAGTTCCTTCATCAATGCAATCATCTACACCCCCAACACCTCTGCAGTTTGGGATTCCAAGTTCCGTTTCTGGAGGTATCCCTAGCTTCACTTCTGTAAGGCCTCCTGTAGCAACTCTGATACCACAAAGGCCAAGTTCCAGTGATTTCACTTTTCAGCCTCATCAGCCACTTAATGCAGTCTCCCAGGCTGTTCCCATGCCTAGCGGTCAACCTACAACTCAGAATCCTCTGCCCCCTAAACCAATTATGCAACCTCCTATGGCACCGCAACCGCCATCTTTCAGGGTGGCCATGCACAATTCAACTCCCCCAGCCACCATGCCCCCGTTTCTGAGGCCACAGGTTAACAATCAGATGGGTCCACCTCATTCTCAAATATCTGCTGCATCCTTTCCTGGAACGCCATCTTCCTTGTCTCCCATGTCAGCTCCTCTCAGACCCCCAGCATTTCAAAGTCCAAGTTCTGTTGCAGCTGCAATTCCAGTCCCACAAAGGGGACCAGGGAACTTCAACCCAGTTCGCCAAATCTCCAATTTGCCTGGTCCTTTCCCTTCCAGATCAGGAAATGCTATGCAACTCCAGCAGAACTTTCCAGCTCCACCAGCTCGGCCAGGAAACCCATCAGCCCCAAATCAGCACTTTGGCAACATGTCCTTTGCTTCTCCTAAACCAGCCTCTGGCCCTCATGGAGCACCGCAAATATATGATCCATTCTCCCCGACTTCTGTGCCTCGTGCACCTCCGCAGCAGGGAGGTAATCCAGCAAAGCTGAGAAAACAGGAGAATGACCCAGAGTACGAGGACTTGATGGCCTCTGTTGGAGTAAAATAACT
Proteins encoded in this region:
- the LOC100246694 gene encoding extensin isoform X1, whose protein sequence is MTKVDQASAVESRRAQMTGTSTSPAATTSSSRISMFGAKSGFVIPKNKLSGSMVPIFRAGKKLGSSDGANEESTKTVQRKTKWGPDLTQDAAVRRGTALAFQTRVDQITLQLKSGVLEIGDNQDSSLVAQVPDQEFPSHQNNSEKSELLELERREAIGEMLKLNPSYKAPPDYKPLLKEARVPIPVKEYPGYNFIGLIFGPGSDTLKRLEKETGAKVQVYGNKADTGQKVEITPSDGIQGAHEELYLHISAETFEKVDAAVALIELLVTPVSGNPAAVSTTPTSVSGDNVNVHNQSQEVVPTTVVNPGVVQPVSGPSQTPPQGQFQYPGPWFPIGPPPIPMHLPSGFIPPSNPSAQILNNPPHLPSPSFSASNMPSLFGPRPSPAAGFGSVLRNPSPVPLRPQSSIQMLQRPYMPQANLPMLAQHPLLAQPNVSAPLPFPVNQATPLGPPTTGRPSMPLLPQSVPNLLSGPLPDRPITPAGSSTGWPRVPLGTPASLGPNQMVQMTTSMVPGVPRPVVASVAPPSNISAANMVSPVTFSSRPSAPQLPSTQQNRPLTPPTFASVPPPQMGPSPTTPVSLPPAPVPPQMQPLTTPAPIPNPSPRPVLGSTPVPSSMQSSTPPTPLQFGIPSSVSGGIPSFTSVRPPVATLIPQRPSSSDFTFQPHQPLNAVSQAVPMPSGQPTTQNPLPPKPIMQPPMAPQPPSFRVAMHNSTPPATMPPFLRPQVNNQMGPPHSQISAASFPGTPSSLSPMSAPLRPPAFQSPSSVAAAIPVPQRGPGNFNPVRQISNLPGPFPSRSGNAMQLQQNFPAPPARPGNPSAPNQHFGNMSFASPKPASGPHGAPQIYDPFSPTSVPRAPPQQGGNPAKLRKQENDPEYEDLMASVGVK
- the LOC100246694 gene encoding vegetative cell wall protein gp1 isoform X2 gives rise to the protein MLKLNPSYKAPPDYKPLLKEARVPIPVKEYPGYNFIGLIFGPGSDTLKRLEKETGAKVQVYGNKADTGQKVEITPSDGIQGAHEELYLHISAETFEKVDAAVALIELLVTPVSGNPAAVSTTPTSVSGDNVNVHNQSQEVVPTTVVNPGVVQPVSGPSQTPPQGQFQYPGPWFPIGPPPIPMHLPSGFIPPSNPSAQILNNPPHLPSPSFSASNMPSLFGPRPSPAAGFGSVLRNPSPVPLRPQSSIQMLQRPYMPQANLPMLAQHPLLAQPNVSAPLPFPVNQATPLGPPTTGRPSMPLLPQSVPNLLSGPLPDRPITPAGSSTGWPRVPLGTPASLGPNQMVQMTTSMVPGVPRPVVASVAPPSNISAANMVSPVTFSSRPSAPQLPSTQQNRPLTPPTFASVPPPQMGPSPTTPVSLPPAPVPPQMQPLTTPAPIPNPSPRPVLGSTPVPSSMQSSTPPTPLQFGIPSSVSGGIPSFTSVRPPVATLIPQRPSSSDFTFQPHQPLNAVSQAVPMPSGQPTTQNPLPPKPIMQPPMAPQPPSFRVAMHNSTPPATMPPFLRPQVNNQMGPPHSQISAASFPGTPSSLSPMSAPLRPPAFQSPSSVAAAIPVPQRGPGNFNPVRQISNLPGPFPSRSGNAMQLQQNFPAPPARPGNPSAPNQHFGNMSFASPKPASGPHGAPQIYDPFSPTSVPRAPPQQGGNPAKLRKQENDPEYEDLMASVGVK